The nucleotide sequence TAAGGCAAAATACTGTGATAATAGTTTGTTTTTTATCTAAAAGATTTGAAAATGATCTGCTAATAGGCCTACGTTTTAATCAATCGTTTGTTCGTCGTCAGGGTTGGGGAAAAGCAGGAGGACAACCTACTTTACTCACCAGTCCTCGCAGACGTTTCAGCACCATGGCCACCTCCTCGAAAGACGCAAGTTAAAGAGCTTGGTACATCAGCACCTGGATAGCGACTTGTTTAACGTTATCAATGTTATGTCAGTACTGGCACGCAGGATTCTTCCGTTAACTAGGCATAATCTGTTAATAAAGGTTGTAGACACTAGTGTACAGTGGTTCTGATATGCTCATGTTTGTAGTCCTACGAAAATGGATGGTAAACATTTTGTCACGTCTGCCACTAGTACATCACGAATGCATTGTCATTCACATTGCAAGGCATAACATGCCCATATCATGCCAGCGTCAACATTGGAAAAACACTAGTTTACTGTACATTATAGAGAACTTTAATTGAACATAATTCAATTTTAACACGGTCAAAATGGATGGTAAACATTTTCTCACATCTGCCAGTATCAGATCACTAATCCATAGTCATTAACATTGCAAAGCATGACACGCCACTATTAGGCCAGCTAAAAGATATGAAAAATACTAGTTTACTGTATATAACAACTTTGAGCCAACATAATCAAATTTTAACACTGTAAAAATGGATAGAAAACATTTTCTAGTTTACAAAGATGAGTAAGATAATATTGAATAAAATATAGCACGGTGTTAACAACCCTCCTAAGGAGTGATGAAAAAGAGCCAGTGGGACCTGAAGCACATCCGTCTTCCAAGGCATCTTACAAGGCTGGATGATacaatagtatgtggacaccccttcaaattagtggattttgctatttcagccacaccagttgctgacaggtgtataaaatccagcacacagccacacaatctccatagacaaacattgtcagtagaattaccttactgaagagctcagtgactttcaacgtggcaccgtcataggatgccacctttacaacaagtcagttcgtcaaattgatgtcctgctagagctgtccaggtcaactgtaagtgctgttattgtgaagtggaaacgtctaggagcaacaacaactcagctgcaaagtggtagaccTCACAAgcgcacagaacgggaccgccaagtaaTGAAGCGCATAacatgtaaaaatcgtctgtcctcggttgcaacactcattaccaaACTCCAAACTGATTTTGGAAGCaatatcagcacaagaactgttagttcggagcttcatgaaatgggtttccatggccgagcagccgcacacaagcctaagatcaccatgcacaatgctgAGTGTCGGCTGGAGTACTGTAAAGCTCGCCCCAatggactttggagcagtggaaacgcgcttcaccatttggcagtccgacggatggaTCTGGGTTTtgtggatgccaggaaaacgctacctgctccaatgcatagtgccaactgtaaagtttggcggagaaagaataatggtctggggttgtttttcattgttcgggctaggccctttagttccagtgaagtgaaatcttaacgctacatcatacaatgacattctagacgattctgtgcttccaactttgtggcaacagtttggggaaggccctttcccgtttcagcatgaaaatgccccatgcacaaagtgaggtccatacagagatcggtgtggaagaacttaactggcctgcacagagccctgacctcaaccccatcaaacacctttgggatgaattgcaatgccgactgcgagccaggcctaatcgcccaacatcagtgctcaacctcaccaatgctcttgtggctgaatggaagcaagtccctgcagcaatgttccaacagtggaaatagtggaaatccttccaggaagagttgaggctgttatagcagcaaaggggggaacaactccatataaatgcccatgatttttgaaatgagatgttcgaggagcaggtgtccacatacttttggtcatgtagtgtaccagGAAACACACCCAGCTCTTCTGAGAGAACACAGGGACTCAACAAGACACGTAGAGTATGTATTGTATATTCCATTTAAGGTACGTAGATGAAACCACACTGTGACGTATTTCTAAATTAATTTTCTAAATTAATTGTTCGTTTTTGCTCTTTCAAAACAATAACAAACCTATTTTTAGTTGACTTAACTGTGTTTCAAGTGTTTATATTTTAATTACCATGCCAGGCTATTTTGGTTGATAGCGTATGCTGATTTGTGTTACGTTTAGAAAAAAACACGTTTTTGAAACGTGTTTTTATGGCACACATAGCGGCCAACGATACCAGTAAAACAACATACAAAGACAACAAGGTATCTGAACTTCGTTGTCGATCAAATGCATCCCTTTATGGTATATCCTTGCTGGAACCATTCATTATGAACCCTACCCTATCCTTGTGGCATGAAGCAATATCCAGCGGAACAAACACATCGGCAGATAGATACATTGCTGCAATAAAGGGACGTACCTGATTGGCAATGACGTTCAGATATCATGTGGCATTCAAACGTTTATCTACCAGTATCAATGGGCATTATGTCTGAAACTAAAACACCCTACAACATCAAACTGCCACGCAATAATTATCCCAGCTTTCACCAGGTCAGTCTATTTCATGGAATTGGAAGTCTATCAGATAAAGTTGCCACTCAtttattcatttttgttttacTCCAGCCACACAGGGTGCAATTTGAGAAATGGAAACCGCGCCAACAAAATGTTTTATTATCTTACTTAAAAGTCCACTGTAATATAGAATAACCAATTATATTAACCCATATTTTAAGCTGGCAACGTATGGTTCGAAATGGTCATCACACTGGATGAATTCTCTACTAAAAACATAACAAGCGATCTTGCTGTGAAGGTGTGTGTGCTTTGACAATTTAACATTTCATGAACAGCACCACCGTTAGGCTATTGCAGCCTCTGCAGCCTCATTTTACTCGTTATATGAAACTGTTTGCTTTGAATGATTTCGTCTCTGTCTCTGCATGACAGTGCTTCCGACACTGTTCCCCCTACCAGAAAACACGTGGTACCGTAAAGTGGTGTGTATTCGCGCAACGAAATTCAGGCGGAAACTGAAGAGCGGATGAGTTGAGTCGACCGCGTTTTGCGAGTGTCGGCTTGACTGCAGTGAAACAACGACATCGTTTTATGTTTCATAAACACGATATGAGCGTCCAGCAAATGTACTTCTCAAAAATGCTGTTACATTTGTAGCTATTACTATTAGCTGACTTACATTGCTGACTTCTCTGTTTTGTTGCTGAGTTCCCAAACAAGTAAACTTCATCCGTGACAGTTAAATTCAAGCAGTTGTCAGTCATCGGATCCAGAATTTTACCGGGTGAGCATCTGGATCATGTCAGATTTATGTTGGTAATGCCAATATTGTCCTCAATGTCTCGTAGTTGGCAAACCAGCAGGAAGATAGCTTATTTAGTGACGCTTCTTGACTGTAAATTAGCTGAGTAGCCAGAGGTAGCTAAATTAGATAGCTAGCAAATTAGCTCGGGTTATCCAAACTGCAGTGACAATCCAGCTACTGTAATTTCTCTAGCAGCACTTCCAGCATATAATGTGTTTTCTCTGTAATTATTTTCAGAAGATTGGAgtcttgtatttatttgtaaGTGAGTAGCTCACCATGATCATAATCACTTATACAATGTTTTGATGATGCTATTTTTATATTTGTTACAGCTCTTTTACTGGTCATTTTGTTAGAGATGGATCAAATGTTATTATACACATAATAGCCTAATACAAATAAACCATACCATATTGTCATAGGCTAAATGCACAAAGGGTACTTTCTATATTGGTGACACGCATGATAATGACATGTACTTTGAGCCTGAGGCAATAGCATTGCAATCTTGATGGACATAGGTCAATGAAGAGACTAAAAAAGAGTGGTCGCTCTTATTATTCCCCTGCACAAGAAATGGTGAATGCAAAAACGGTCTACTTTCACAGTGACAAAATACAAACTTCCGACAGTTACCCCTATAAATTGCAGAAACACCCTACTAAGCATTGAAAGGGGCTTGTATGTGGAGTCTCCATCATTTCAACCTGGTGATGTGCTGCCTATGATCCGTGCTCTTATCCAAAAAATGGAGGCAGGTAATTGCCCTGCTGGAAACGAGGAGAAACAAACCGTTTCCTCACCTTCAGCTCAACAGGAGAACACTGTATTTCAGTTCTCTAGAGCTGCTTCCAAGGCTTCTTACCCTGAATCAGAAGACCTGGACTCCTTTAACCTGATAGAGCCCCCTCCTCTAGAATGGAGGTCAGACGACTCTAGTGAAGCAGGTTCAGTGGAAGAGATGGACGACCCTAGCTTCCCTCCCTCGGTCCCTGTGGACAGTTCAGAGGACGGATTAAGTGAGTCCCTACCTCCCTTGTACACCAGTGACACTGCAGCTTCTTCTGAGGTTGTTAGCCAGGAGGAGCTAATCGACTATGCTCCTGAGGATAACACCCCAACCAAACAGGTTCTGGATCCTAGCaaagagggaggagtggtgggggatgaggtggaggagaaggTTGAGATCAGGAGATCAGGTGACGAAGACCACACTCGGATCCACCACCTGCTAAGCCGACTCCAGGTCATTGGAGAAAGCCCTCTCCCCAGGGACTCAACCTTTGAtcctacaccaccaccatcagCATTCTCTGAGCCCTCTGAATTTGAGCCTCCAGGCCCATCTCTGTTGATGGACATCAGCCCATTGCTACCAGACCCAGAGCAGAACCTGAAACAGGCCTCGGAGATGCTTTTCTCAGAGAGGCTGTTGGAGTGTACAGAGATAGGGGCTTCCCAGTCCAGTTCCTCTGACATCAAGGTTCCTCCTTACATGGCCCGGAGAGGGGAGATGGACGCGGTGGTGTCGGTCTCCTACAACCAGGAGGATGGCGAAAGATTCTGGGAACACTTTGGGAACGGCTGGCGGCTGCGCAATAGGGATGACTCCGTGGAGTCTTTCCCGGAGGACGAGGTCCCAGAGCCCGTATGGATGAAGTTAGGGGAGGAGGCTCCGGAGGTAGACTCTGCAGACAACAGTCAGCGGGTAAGTTTGACATGCTAAAATATGTTTATCAATGATGAATGGTGGTGTTATTAGTGTATATTACTTTGCTGATGATTGGTTCAAATGAGCTGTGTCTTTCACTTTGTTCAATAATCACTGACCTCTTCATTTACAGGGCGCAGAGGACCATCCAACCTATAAAGACGGTAATCTCAATTTAGGCTGTATGTAAAACGTCTATGCTTCTCTCATTGGACTCTAAATAATAATAGTAATGTGTTTCTGTCAGTACCTGGCCCCTGTGACCCAAATGACCTCCTGGATGGGGTCATATTTGGGGCCAAGTACCTGGGCTCCACCCAGCTCAAGTCTGACAAGAACCCCTCCACCAACAATCGAATGAAACAGGCCCAGGAGGCTGTGGACAGGATCAAAGTGAGTTTTCATtttacattgtagtcatttagcagacgctgttatccagagcgacgtACAGTAAGTGCATTATTCTTAAGGTAGCTAGTTAAGAAAAATCACATATCACAGTTGTTTGCGGACCGCTGGGGTAAGAGTACGCTGTGACAGAACCGTTTGCGGGTTATATTTCTTGCTATGGGGTGTTGCTACGATCATAGAAAGGAAAACCTTTCCTCAATAAAGTTAAACAAAGTCAAGGCTAGTATGAAAAGATAAATGCAAGTGTTAGTGCAGGAAAGGCAAGTGCAATGGTAAGGTGTTTGTTCTTTGGGGGATTATTTAAGATTctgtttgaagaggtaggttTTCAGACGTTACGGAAGATGGACTGGGAGTGTAGTGACATTAGGGGGAAGCTTGTTCCTTCCTTAggatgccaggacagagaagagcttcgACTGGGATGAGTGCGAAACTGGCCTCTCATAAGGATGGGAGGGCCAatagaccagaggtggcagaatggcTCAGACCATTCTGCTAAGAATGGGTGATCTGCTTTAAAAAGTATCATCAAATGGTTTGCTCTTGTCTTCTTCCAGGCCCCAGAGGGAGAGTCTCAGCCTATGACCAAGGTGGATCTCTTCATCTCCACTCAGCGCATCAAAGTCCTCAGCGCAGACACACAGGTAGGCAACTGCTGCCATTGACACAATCAGCCGAGCATGACGTGGTTTGAATGGATGACAAAGTAGTTGAAGGTCATTCCTTGAATAGCAGTGTCTCTAATTTGAGTCAAACTCATCCTGTACAGTTGACTAGTAAAGAGAATCAAAGTGGGTCAGTTTGTCAGCTTGCTCCCTTCTGCATGGCTGGCTGCGTCTAGTTATATAGTGGGTGCTGTTAGGCTGTGTTCAGAGGCAGCCCAATTCTAGTATTTTTTTctactaattggtattttgaccaattacatcagatattttcatatcagatctttttcagagctgatctaattggacaaaataccaattagtgaaaaaaatatcagaattgggctgcctgtgtaaatgcagccttagACTAACCTAGCCCTCTTCGTTGTTAGACCTAGTGGGAATGGGTCCATCATGGATTTTTTTCACATTCTTTTACCAAAAATCATTGCCTCGGCACCATTAACGTGTTAGTTAACTTACATGAAAGTGTTAGTAAACAGTTAGTACATGTTTCCTCCACACATTCACCCCTTCTGTTCCACCTACAGGAGGCCATGATGGACCATCCTCTCCAGATGATCTCCTACATCGCAGACATCGGCAGCACCGTGGTCCTGATGGCCCGCAGGAAGCCGGCCGGGGGGCGTAAGGGCCAGGAGGGGAACCCTGCTGGGGTCAACTCCCCCGGGCCACAGACAAAGTGCTGCATGATCTGCCATGTGTTCAACTCTGACGAGGTGAGTCATTCAAGCAGAAACCGTACAGCATTATGTCCAATTGGTTTTCTgtggcgtttttttgttgttgaaaataatCAGATTAGGTTGcactgtttaaaaaatatatatgttttattccCAGTGCCAGTCTTTTTCTACAGGACTTGAGCCATCAGTACTTGCCATGCAACTAGGTAGCGGAGCTTTGTTGAATACAAAAACAAACAGCCTGGCAGCCAGGTTACTTTTCCATGCCAGGAGTTATTAAACAAGAGGAAATTAG is from Salvelinus alpinus chromosome 16, SLU_Salpinus.1, whole genome shotgun sequence and encodes:
- the LOC139540876 gene encoding amyloid-beta A4 precursor protein-binding family A member 3-like isoform X2; protein product: MQKRSTFTVTKYKLPTVTPINCRNTLLSIERGLYVESPSFQPGDVLPMIRALIQKMEAGNCPAGNEEKQTVSSPSAQQENTVFQFSRAASKASYPESEDLDSFNLIEPPPLEWRSDDSSEAGSVEEMDDPSFPPSVPVDSSEDGLSESLPPLYTSDTAASSEVVSQEELIDYAPEDNTPTKQVLDPSKEGGVVGDEVEEKVEIRRSGDEDHTRIHHLLSRLQVIGESPLPRDSTFDPTPPPSAFSEPSEFEPPGPSLLMDISPLLPDPEQNLKQASEMLFSERLLECTEIGASQSSSSDIKVPPYMARRGEMDAVVSVSYNQEDGERFWEHFGNGWRLRNRDDSVESFPEDEVPEPVWMKLGEEAPEVDSADNSQRGAEDHPTYKDVPGPCDPNDLLDGVIFGAKYLGSTQLKSDKNPSTNNRMKQAQEAVDRIKAPEGESQPMTKVDLFISTQRIKVLSADTQEAMMDHPLQMISYIADIGSTVVLMARRKPAGGRKGQEGNPAGVNSPGPQTKCCMICHVFNSDEAQVIAQAIGQAFGVAYQQFLQANGIKASELRPSEYSDYLGTQEHYNGDLVHFSDSDNIREVSISKAPGEIVGVAVVESGWGSILPTVVVANLLHGGPAERCGALSIGDRIMSVNGTSLVGLPIATCQSIIRICSLMRGGIAERGGIRVGHRIIEINGQSVVATPHEKIIHILTNAVGEIHLKTMPASTYRLLTGQETPVFL
- the LOC139540876 gene encoding amyloid-beta A4 precursor protein-binding family A member 3-like isoform X1, which produces MQKRSTFTVTKYKLPTVTPINCRNTLLSIERGLYVESPSFQPGDVLPMIRALIQKMEAGNCPAGNEEKQTVSSPSAQQENTVFQFSRAASKASYPESEDLDSFNLIEPPPLEWRSDDSSEAGSVEEMDDPSFPPSVPVDSSEDGLSESLPPLYTSDTAASSEVVSQEELIDYAPEDNTPTKQVLDPSKEGGVVGDEVEEKVEIRRSGDEDHTRIHHLLSRLQVIGESPLPRDSTFDPTPPPSAFSEPSEFEPPGPSLLMDISPLLPDPEQNLKQASEMLFSERLLECTEIGASQSSSSDIKVPPYMARRGEMDAVVSVSYNQEDGERFWEHFGNGWRLRNRDDSVESFPEDEVPEPVWMKLGEEAPEVDSADNSQRGAEDHPTYKDVPGPCDPNDLLDGVIFGAKYLGSTQLKSDKNPSTNNRMKQAQEAVDRIKAPEGESQPMTKVDLFISTQRIKVLSADTQEAMMDHPLQMISYIADIGSTVVLMARRKPAGGRKGQEGNPAGVNSPGPQTKCCMICHVFNSDEAQVIAQAIGQAFGVAYQQFLQANGIKASELRPSEYSDYLGTQEHYNGDLVHFSDSDNIREVSISKAPGEIVGVAVVESGWGSILPTVVVANLLHGGPAERCGALSIGDRIMSVNGTSLVGLPIATCQSIIRDFKKQAEVKLSIVHCPPVTMAIIKRPDPKFQLGFSVEDGIICSLMRGGIAERGGIRVGHRIIEINGQSVVATPHEKIIHILTNAVGEIHLKTMPASTYRLLTGQETPVFL